The Humulus lupulus chromosome 4, drHumLupu1.1, whole genome shotgun sequence genome has a window encoding:
- the LOC133829619 gene encoding putative RING-type E3 ubiquitin transferase C3H69 isoform X2 has translation MSKRVLCKFFAHGACLKGEHCEYSHDWKDPPNNICTFYQRGLCAYGSRCRYQHAKASQSQSSGSSSSTSSQQFPVSDSWSRPHSSSTSSNGVALVSGVISELSASSRPFVVPKQLAWNQGYEQSDSLDSGDVGESSLSPVDLPICSFAAAGDCPRGEKCPHIHGDLCPTCGKHCLHPYRLDEKEEHLRTCEKKHKNLEALKHSQEIECSVCLERVLSKPTAAERKFGLMSECDHPFCISCIRNWRSSSPTSGLDVNSALRACPICRKLSYFVVPSVIWYTSKEEKQEIVNSYKAKLKSIDCKHFDFGNGNCPFGTSCFYKHAYRDGRLEEVALRHLGNEEGQTVIAKHVRLSDFLSDMHIR, from the exons ATGTCTAAaag GGTTCTTTGTAAGTTCTTTGCACATGGAGCCTGTCTGAAGGGGGAGCATTGTGAGTATTCACATGATTGGAAGGACCCTCCCAATAAT ATTTGCACCTTCTATCAGAGGGGGCTCTGTGCTTATGGTAGCCGATGCAGATATCAACATGCTAAGGCTTCTCAATCTCAATCTTCTGGTTCATCTTCGTCAACAAGTTCACAACAATTTCCTGTTTCAGATTCTTGGTCTCGACCTCATTCCTCCAGCACCTCATCAAATGGGGTTGCTTTAGTTTCAGGGGTCATTTCCGAGCTCTCTGCTTCAAGCAGGCCTTTCGTTGTTCCCAAACAACTTGCTTGGAATCAAGGGTATGAGCAATCTGATTCCCTAGATAGTGGTGATGTTGGTGAGAGCAGCCTGAGTCCGGTGGATCTTCCTATCTGTTCATTTGCTGCTGCTGGTGATTGTCCACGTGGGGAAAAATGTCCGCATATTCATGGAGACTTGTGCCCTACATGTGGAAAACATTGCTTGCATCCTTATAGGCTTGATGAAAAAGAGGAGCATCTGAGGACATGTGAAAAAAAGCATAAGAATCTAGAGGCATTGAAACATAGTCAAGAAATAGAATGCAGTGTCTGCTTGGAACGTGTTCTCTCAAAGCCGACAGCAGCTGAGCGAAAGTTTGGGTTGATGTCGGAATGTGATCATCCATTCTGTATATCTTGCATCAGGAATTGGCGAAGTAGTTCACCAACTTCTGGTTTGGATGTCAACAGTGCATTGAGGGCCTGCCCAATATGTCGCAAGCTTTCATACTTTGTTGTTCCAAGTGTCATTTGGTACACTTCTAAAGAAGAGAAACAAGAAATTGTTAACAGCTACAAGGCAAAACTCAA GTCAATTGATTGCAAGCACTTTGACTTCGGGAATGGGAACTGCCCATTTGGTACTAGTTGCTTTTACAAG CATGCGTACCGCGACGGCCGTTTGGAGGAAGTAGCTCTGCGACATCTCGGGAACGAAGAAGGTCAAACTGTGATAGCTAAACACGTTAG GCTATCAGACTTTCTAAGTGACATGCATATAAGGTGA
- the LOC133829620 gene encoding thylakoid lumenal 19 kDa protein, chloroplastic, producing the protein MIHMATLFSPSALFSNSNNTATPTTARPPQTPPAAKTHLPFASTKSPIATLASTLAATAAAATLLSSSPPPALADPTFQIYYGTAASAANYGGYGGNSNKQDSAEYVYDVPQGWKERLVSKVEKGTNGTDSEFYNPKKRTEKEYLTFLSGFRQLAPKDVVLNNLALSDVDLQDLIASADQISSEETKDEKGQLYYTYEIDGVAAHSLISVTCANNKLYAHFVNAPTTEWNKDKDMLKHVHESFKTVGSF; encoded by the exons atgatCCATATGGCCACTCTATTCTCTCCCTCTGCTCTCTTCTCCAACTCCAACAACACCGCCACTCCAACCACCGCAAGACCACCTCAAACTCCACCGGCAGCCAAAACCCACCTCCCATTCGCCTCCACCAAGTCCCCCATCGCCACCTTAGCTTCCACCTTGGCCGCAACCGCCGCCGCCGCCACCCTCCTCTCCTCTTCCCCACCACCCGCACTAGCTGACCCCACCTTTCAAATCTACTACGGCACGGCAGCCAGCGCTGCCAACTACGGTGGTTACGGTGGCAATTCCAACAAGCAAGACTCAGCTGAGTATGTCTACGACGTGCCTCAGGGCTGGAAAGAGCGTTTAGTATCAAAAGTCGAAAAGG GTACAAATGGAACTGACAGTGAGTTTTATAACCCAAAGAAGAGAACAGAGAAAGAGTATTTGACATTCCTATCTGGGTTCAGGCAGCTAGCGCCGAAGGATGTGGTTTTGAACAATTTGGCTTTGTCTGATGTGGATTTGCAGGACTTGATAGCCAGTGCTGATCAGATCTCGTCGGAGGAGACGAAAGACGAAAAGGGTCAGCTTTATTACACTTATGAGATCGATGGTGTGGCTGCACACAGCTTAATCTCAGTTACTTGTGCCAATAACAAACTCTATGCTCATTTCGTTAATGCTCCAACAACAGAGTGGAATAAAGACAAAGACATGTTGAAGCATGTTCATGAGTCTTTTAAAACTGTTGGTTCTTTTTGA
- the LOC133829621 gene encoding uncharacterized protein LOC133829621: MAMAYELGQSLLCKPYSTSGLKTKSCYANRNESKVSRVQIIQTKNKRCLRCYTPYSDQDNSPTACSFHGHTTGERGLLALAPPHQGIDGEWSDRSGVIVYRWNERNNRPNTGSGNWKKRWSCCAEYGEDAPPCRRGWHVSYDDGYTLY; encoded by the exons ATGGCCATGGCATACGAGCTTGGTCAAAGCCTGCTCTGCAAGCCATACAGTACTAGTGGCTTAAAAACCAAGTCTTGCTATGCTAATAGAAATGAAAGCAAAGTAAGCAGAGTCCAAATAATCCAAACAAAGAATAAACGATGCCTTAGATGCTACACTCCTTACTCCGACCAAGACAACTCCCCCACCGCTTGTTCCTTCCACGGCCACACTACTG GAGAAAGAGGGTTATTGGCATTGGCTCCACCGCACCAAGGAATCGATGGGGAGTGGAGTGACCGGTCTGGTGTAATCGTGTACAGATGGAATGAGAGGAATAACAGACCAAACACTGGAAGTGGCAATTGGAAGAAGAGATGGAGCTGCTGTGCTGAGTATGGTGAAGATGCACCACCTTGTCGGCGAGGTTGGCACGTTTCCTATGATGATGGCTACACATTGTATTAA
- the LOC133829619 gene encoding putative RING-type E3 ubiquitin transferase C3H69 isoform X1 produces the protein MSKRVLCKFFAHGACLKGEHCEYSHDWKDPPNNICTFYQRGLCAYGSRCRYQHAKASQSQSSGSSSSTSSQQFPVSDSWSRPHSSSTSSNGVALVSGVISELSASSRPFVVPKQLAWNQGYEQSDSLDSGDVGESSLSPVDLPICSFAAAGDCPRGEKCPHIHGDLCPTCGKHCLHPYRLDEKEEHLRTCEKKHKNLEALKHSQEIECSVCLERVLSKPTAAERKFGLMSECDHPFCISCIRNWRSSSPTSGLDVNSALRACPICRKLSYFVVPSVIWYTSKEEKQEIVNSYKAKLKSIDCKHFDFGNGNCPFGTSCFYKHTVKPGSYVWKHHKPPPRRRAPHRSNVVDMDAIFDVFEPLDDMECLMDDGLDSEDASTWEMGLLFSLMGFDTSDSSSDEDFMF, from the exons ATGTCTAAaag GGTTCTTTGTAAGTTCTTTGCACATGGAGCCTGTCTGAAGGGGGAGCATTGTGAGTATTCACATGATTGGAAGGACCCTCCCAATAAT ATTTGCACCTTCTATCAGAGGGGGCTCTGTGCTTATGGTAGCCGATGCAGATATCAACATGCTAAGGCTTCTCAATCTCAATCTTCTGGTTCATCTTCGTCAACAAGTTCACAACAATTTCCTGTTTCAGATTCTTGGTCTCGACCTCATTCCTCCAGCACCTCATCAAATGGGGTTGCTTTAGTTTCAGGGGTCATTTCCGAGCTCTCTGCTTCAAGCAGGCCTTTCGTTGTTCCCAAACAACTTGCTTGGAATCAAGGGTATGAGCAATCTGATTCCCTAGATAGTGGTGATGTTGGTGAGAGCAGCCTGAGTCCGGTGGATCTTCCTATCTGTTCATTTGCTGCTGCTGGTGATTGTCCACGTGGGGAAAAATGTCCGCATATTCATGGAGACTTGTGCCCTACATGTGGAAAACATTGCTTGCATCCTTATAGGCTTGATGAAAAAGAGGAGCATCTGAGGACATGTGAAAAAAAGCATAAGAATCTAGAGGCATTGAAACATAGTCAAGAAATAGAATGCAGTGTCTGCTTGGAACGTGTTCTCTCAAAGCCGACAGCAGCTGAGCGAAAGTTTGGGTTGATGTCGGAATGTGATCATCCATTCTGTATATCTTGCATCAGGAATTGGCGAAGTAGTTCACCAACTTCTGGTTTGGATGTCAACAGTGCATTGAGGGCCTGCCCAATATGTCGCAAGCTTTCATACTTTGTTGTTCCAAGTGTCATTTGGTACACTTCTAAAGAAGAGAAACAAGAAATTGTTAACAGCTACAAGGCAAAACTCAA GTCAATTGATTGCAAGCACTTTGACTTCGGGAATGGGAACTGCCCATTTGGTACTAGTTGCTTTTACAAG CATACGGTCAAGCCAGGCTCCTATGTATGGAAACATCACAAGCCACCACCACGAAGGCGAGCTCCACACAGATCCAATGTTGTGGACATGGATGCTATTTTTGATGTGTTCGAGCCGTTAGACGATATGGAGTGTTTAATGGATGACGGTTTAGACTCTGAAGATGCTAGTACTTGGGAGATGGGGTTGTTATTTTCGTTGATGGGCTTTGATACAAGTGACTCATCAAGTGATGAGGATTTTATGTTCTAG